AAATTATTTAGTCGTGGTAGTAGCTTCATGTGAATTAAAAGCAGAGGCATACACTCATGCTGCTGCCTtcctgttgtttcctgcagcagctcattCCAGCTCTTTATAAGGAATATAGTATTTACACAGAGTTTTAATAGTTGAACCTAAGGCTACTCCTTAATTTATGCCACAGATTTCCTGTAACATCCCTCTCTGGTGTTAGGTTAAACCTCTGAACACTCACATTTGTCTATCAGAGTTACAATTTTACGAGTTTATCCCTTGAAAATAATTTCTTCCTGCCTAAAAATGGCTTGGATTTAACTTTTCTTCCTTTAGATTGTGCAGATGTATGAAGTCCcaacctcttttttttaatcttctttcaTCCACTAGCTATATGTATTATGACCCGAGATTTAACTGTCTACACTTTTGAGATtactttgtgttgcttttaaaaTCGCTTATATgcagataagaaaaaaaaagttgaaaagtgTTCTTGTTTTCAAACcagcctctcctcctctgtgttgttgtgtcagGTGCGTGCCGGCGAGTCCCTCATGAAACTGGTGTCTGATCTTAAGCAGTTCCTGATTCTGAATGACTTTCCCTCCGTGAACGAAGCCATTAACCTCCAGAACCAGCAGCTCCGCTCACTGCAGGAGGAGTGTGACAAAAAGCTCACGTCGCTGCGTGATGAGATTGCCGTCGACCTGTATGAGCTAGAGGAAGAGTATTACTCCTCCAGGTACAAGTAGGCTCGTACTTGCCCCCATCCCACCGCCCCGCTGTTGTCCCACCATGTACTGTCTCACTTTTTACCATTTATCGCTGAGCTCAAGGAAGCATTTAGTTCAGTCATGTGACAACCTGTGTTGTGATTTCCAAACAGAGCCATTCATCAACAAATACTCACTGAGTATCATTGTGATCAACCTCATCTCACTAAGTGCCTTTACATTGTTCTTCATTAGTAGATGCCTTGACTTTTATTCTGCTCTATGGCATGTTTCATAATCGGTCAATGCAGAGAGGGCTTCAGTCTTAAAGGGGCTTACCACTAAATGTCAGCTGTATCCATGTATTCAGCCCTTCAACTACGAGGAGTCAACATGTATTTGTGGGCGTTCGATGCAGTTTACTGTTGCACTTTGAAAGCCAGAAGGCTTTTTCATTGTCAAGGATGAATTTCACGACTCTAAACCAAAAACATTCGTGTTGATTTACTGCAGGTTTATTTCCAAATGGTGTTCAGACTTTTAGCTTTGTGGTCTGCAGCATCTAATGGATTTGAGAGATacttttaataaatattatcaGGTACTTGAGAGAGATTCATGGTTTAGAGGAATCTAAGTAATGAGGCCTCCTAGTCCTTTTgcatcaaaaatgttttaaatggaaGTAATGACAAGAGTTCATTCAAATCCATTTAAATGACATGATTCACTATTTTATACATGGATATAATGTTGGAAAGTTTCTGGGTATTGCAACACAAAAATCTGTAAGAAAAGAGagcatacattttttaaaaattacaaaactaaaactaTATGAGTATAtaatttttgtaaactaaacattcttttaagcttttttatgtgtaatatttaaatcataaatataATGGTGATGGCCTCGGTGCTACATTTAAGGACGGATTGTGTAATTAgacactgattttatttatttaaggtCAAATTTAAAGCTACCAACTTTTTCTCAAGTaaatgtttcctttaaaagcaATTAGGAGATTATATTTTGTCGATTCCGTCCGTAGGACCACAAACTGTCTGCGGTGTAAGTTGCACATGGTGCAGTTGTACATATGTACCAGTTTGTGCCAGTTGTTTCAATAGACCCAAAATGATTGAGAAATAAAGTAGAGACAAAACGCTGTAGtggtttgtcttgttttttgtttcgaGAAAGTATCAAGAAATGTCTCTCAGTCCTGTTTGGAGCATGCTAGGTGTGGTTCTGCCTTCCTCGCTACACTTGCCCTGCTTTCTCCTCCATCAGCAACTAATCCAACCCTTTTGCTGAACTCAAATCAACAGTTGATCAGTCACACCTCTAAATAGTAACAGATCTGTAATTAGCTGTATTAGCTGTTGTGTCGCTTGCAGCACTTCTGCATAACTCACGCTTCTATCGAATGTGTGCCTTCATGTGCTCCTCTATGTGTATGAATGTGCTTATTCTGACCTGCTGCTCTCGTCTGCTCCTCTCTTTCTGTGTCGTGCTGATTCTTTGCCTCCTACTGGTTTCTGCTCTGCAAAGCTACAGTCAGTGGGACAGCACTGATCTGCCGCTGTGTGAGGCTTACCGGCGGCAAGACAGTTGGGCCTCCccagacagcagctgcagttCCACCCAGGGTGACCGAGAGGACATGGACGGACCTCCCTCACAGGAGACAAACCCCCAACACCACCTCAATGGACACGGGACGGCCTCCATAGAGAAGCCATGAGGAGACACTGTTTGGAGCAATGGACACTTGTGctatgacatttgttgtttGGATAATTTCAGTTTCCATTATACATAAGCCAGAGTTTGATTAGGGCAGCCAGTGTTTTGTGTTAGGGACTTGAAATTGGACTAAAACTTtgaaacaggatttttttttttttttttgtattaacaGGCATTACaggtaaaagtaaaataaagtgcattgatcaaaaacacatgaaaacctTATTGGAATCTAAATGTGCACATGAAACCCTATTGTAAGCTGACATTCCTCtcagtttaaaaatgcatatacTGGCTTATTCATTATATACGCtgtattatttacacattactgaagttaacattttaaacaaatgctgACCACTTTGAAACACTGATATACAggtattatttttctgttaagtTGAAGTTTTCTTACATATTGAATACAGTTGTAtgtatttagatttattttgtaaaagtttGCTTTTGTAATATGTCTGcttttttactccaccaagttcagattaaaataaacaagttaaatgtttttggtttttatctttttaatcaAATCTGTTTCTGaaagtctgaaaacacaaacctaTGACTACAAGACTTGACAGTGACCTAAATGAACAGTTCAGAACAGGAATACCACTCAGTGTGACTATTTCCATGTACAGTCTGTATTCCTTAAAGACCCCCTCCATTTACATGTTGTTTTATATGCTTAAAAACATGAGTGAAATATGAAGTTTGCTGAGCATTTTTACCTTGAAGTtgcagtgtaccaatgacagtctcaaaaacacagattcagactttatACAAAACAAATCTAAGGAAACCAATCCTGTTAATGTGTAAGGTGGAGTTGTCTGTATTACTTTTCTACAGAACTGATTTCCAGTACAAACATGGtggaattactccaatattacaacttgtgCAATGTATAGGTGAACTGGTGTACTTGAGGCAGGGACtttatagatctgcacattctagagcaAGCACATTTAGGCAggaaagaaatattttcaattaataaaacttctaaatgtGCAATTTTGATAACTTCTTAGAGGTTTGATCAATGAATGGAGAGGGACTTCAACATACTCTGgtcttttttcatcttgtttcttAGTCATCAGATAATCCTGAGCAAAATGAGCCACATTAAATGATGGGTTAAGTAAAATTATCATCTAACATAACACATTATTTAGGAAATGCACTGTATACAGATTACTACCAGGAGCTATATACAATAATTACATGGTAGAATACTGGCTTAGGAGTtctgccaaaaaagaaaactagtAGAAAAACTAGTCCACAAATTATCATTATGGCTCAATCTCTAAAGCTGACAAGGAAAACATCTGGCACTTCAATATCTTCGATTCATCTTCTTGAACTTCTCATAGTGGTAGTCGTCTGTGGCCTTTTCGTTGTTGGGACGTTTGCGGTAGTTAGGTGGTGACGAAGCTGTAGATAAACAAAGATTATTAACAGGTTTAAAAGAATACTATGGAAATATGTTACAAGATGGCACGTAAATCACTCACACTATTTATAAATAGCTGCATCTGTGGCTCGAAAGAGTGATTATAGCAGTATAGAGTACAGCTGTGTAGAGTCTCTTACCCTCTGGTCCTGGTTTCTCTGTGTCACCA
Above is a genomic segment from Amphiprion ocellaris isolate individual 3 ecotype Okinawa chromosome 6, ASM2253959v1, whole genome shotgun sequence containing:
- the med22 gene encoding mediator of RNA polymerase II transcription subunit 22 isoform X2 — protein: MTTQRVLSQSKETLLQNYNKRLKDDIKSILDNLTEIVKTAKIEDETQVSRATQAEQDHYEMHVRAANIVRAGESLMKLVSDLKQFLILNDFPSVNEAINLQNQQLRSLQEECDKKLTSLRDEIAVDLYELEEEYYSSSQWDSTDLPLCEAYRRQDSWASPDSSCSSTQGDREDMDGPPSQETNPQHHLNGHGTASIEKP
- the med22 gene encoding mediator of RNA polymerase II transcription subunit 22 isoform X1, which codes for MTTQRVLSQSKETLLQNYNKRLKDDIKSILDNLTEIVKTAKIEDETQVSRATQAEQDHYEMHVRAANIVRAGESLMKLVSDLKQFLILNDFPSVNEAINLQNQQLRSLQEECDKKLTSLRDEIAVDLYELEEEYYSSSYSQWDSTDLPLCEAYRRQDSWASPDSSCSSTQGDREDMDGPPSQETNPQHHLNGHGTASIEKP
- the med22 gene encoding mediator of RNA polymerase II transcription subunit 22 isoform X3; translation: MTTQRVLSQSKETLLQNYNKRLKDDIKSILDNLTEIVKTAKIEDETQVSRATQAEQDHYEMHVRAANIVRAGESLMKLVSDLKQFLILNDFPSVNEAINLQNQQLRSLQEECDKKLTSLRDEIAVDLYELEEEYYSSRYK